Genomic window (uncultured Desulfovibrio sp.):
GTGGTCACATCGCGCGCAATTTCCACATAGCCGATTTTATTGCCCTGGTTGTCGCGCAGCACATCACTGAATGGCTGAATATAATGCGGATTTTCCGCAGTGCCGATATCAAGTATACGCGCCACCACAGATTTGCCGCTGCGCTTGGACTGCGCAATGGGGCAGTCGTCGCTCTGGCACACTTCGGTATTGAAGTTGTCGTGGCAGAACTCCCCGCGAAGTTTTTTGATATCCTTCTCGAGCAAGGTTTCTGTGGCTTTGTTGGCGATGATAATGCGGTAGTCGTCATCCACGCCAAAGATGGGATCGGGCACGGAATCCAGCAGATTTCTGTACCCCTGCACCTCTGTGAGCATACTTTCAATCTTGTCCAGCAGCCGGTTGAACCATGACGCCAGCGCGCCGATTTCGTCCTCGGAGGAATACTTCAGGCGATTGGCCAGCACGGCTCTGTCTTCTGCAATTTCCTGAATGGTCTGGCGGATGCTCTGCACAGGCCGCAGCACTGTTATGCTGAGCACAAAGAACGTCATGACCAGCGGCACCACAAGCAGGGTCATGAAGGCTGCCGCAAGGATGATCCCCGCGCGGCTCATGATGCCCTGCTGTTCAGACAGATCCGTGCTGAACACGAGCACGCCGATCTGCTTGTCTTTGAAATCTGTAATGGGCATGCCGGAAAGCAGAGTGGAGCCGACAATTCGGGTAGTCGATCCCTTGCGGGTGGCGTCCAGAAAGCTCTTGTCCAGTAATCCCTCAACGTTGCCGTCCTTGGTGCCGCTCACAAGAACATATGAATCGGCGACAATGGGGTGCTTTTCCTTGGTTTGCAGGCCCGTTGCAACCTTAAGGTGTTCGGCATTCATGTACAGCAGCGAGGATTCTCCCTCTCCAGAACTCAGGCCGTTCAGCACGTGCGTAAAGCTCACCAGCACTTCAACAGAACCCAACTGGCTGCCCGAAAGGCTTGTGACAGGTGCAAGCCCCCGGATTTCAAAACCGCCGCTGCCGATTTCGACCCCGCACAGGGCTTTGCCGTTCTTGTTTACCTCAAGCACTGTGGGGCGGAAGGTCGAAAGATCGTCTGAAATATCAACCCACTTGTCCCCACGCTTGGTCTGTTTGTCGCGCCACAGGCGCGCAAAGCTCCGGGCCGGAGGAAAGTGGTAGTGTATCTGCGGCTTTTCGCCGATAACCGCCTTGAATCCGTCCAGCATGGGAGCGAGGGAAGCGCGCAACATTTCCCGCCCTCGTTGGGCGGTGGCGCTGTTTTCATCATTAATATCGCCTTCCATGGCAGTTCTGTAGGCGGCCTCAACCTCGGGCAATCTGCTCACCAGCGCGGCCATGCGCATGGCCTGTTCGCTGCACAGTTCAATGGCCTGCTTCATCTGCGAGGAGCGGGCTTCAACCAAAGTCTGTATATTTGTTTCGTTAAGTCTCTCAAATTGCTTTTGAATGACAAAATAACAACAAATACCGATAGCAAGTGTTATGCCAGCTATGGGGATGCAGACTTTTGCACGTAATTGCATCAGAGTTCTCCATATGCAATAGTTTAAAATACTATCGCGTGCTTGTGAAAAAACTTTAGGCTTGGGACAGGTTGTGTAAAAAGACAAAGACTCAAGCACAACTATTTACTAATAAATAGCATGAGGCGGAGTATCTTTGTTCAGAACACAAGCAGAAATGATACCATAGCAGTGTGAAAAAAACAAGTTCCCAGATGATATCGTTTAATAATGAGAAATTATTCTCAAAATTGCCATTCCGATAATTTTGCGGGATCGTTTTTTTTGAAAACAGGGAGTGGAAATCTAAAAGCAGGAAACTGATAGTCGAAGATTCCAACTGGTGGCAGCGGCTCGCTGAGAAAGCAGAGAAGGCAGCAGGGGCGCAAGTTCTATCTGTGCCCGCGCTGCGGGCAGAGCCATGGGCGTGCAGGCAGATTTTTGCCTTTTGACAGGCATTAACGTAGTATTCGCACCTGCGGCAGCCTGTAAGCCGCCGCTTTTATGTACAGGATACAAGCCCCTGAGCAGCCCCATGCCTGCAAAGGCGGCATTTTGCATTTTTGACCACGCGTTATAGCGCTAGGGAGCCTATGAACTCTTTTATAGTAGATACAGAATTGTGCCGCAAGGACGGAATTTGCGCCAAAGTGTGCCCCATTCAGATTATTGATGGCAATGTTGGCGAATACCCCTCCATGTCTTCGCACAAGGTCAGGGTATGTATTGGGTGCGGGCAGTGCATGGCCTTTTGCCCAGCCAATGCCTGTTCTGCGCCGGGGCTTTCATCGCAAGACAGCCGCCCCTTGCGGCGTGAACTGATCCCTTCGGCCGATCAGGTTGAAGAACTCGTATTTTCACGGCGCTCTGTGCGGAATTTCAAAAATAAACCTGTTCCGCGCGAGCTGCTGCACAGGATCCTTGACGGCGCGCGCTTTGCCCCTACGGCTAAAAACACGCAGGAGCTGCGCTGGATTGTTTTGGAAACCCGCGAGCAGACGGAAAAGCTGGCAGCTCTGGTCATTGACTGGATGCGCGCCCTGCCGGAAATTGACCCTGCCACTGCCAGGGACGTGCATGCCGAAAGCCTCGTGCGGGCATGGGAAGCCGGGTATGACGTCATCACCCGTACGGCCCCGCATCTTGCCCTGATTATTGCCCCCAAGGGACACTGGGGCCCGTCAGATGCCTCCATTGCCGCTGCCTATCTGGAGCTGCTGGCCCACGGACACAATGTGGGCTGTTGCTGGGGCGGCTACGTGTGCTTTGCCATGGGGCATCCCTCTGCCCACGTTCTGCGGGCCTTTGCGGGCGTTAAGGACGATGAGCAGGTCTATGCCGCGCAGATGATGGGCTTTCCACTGCTTGCCCCCCATTTCAGACCGCCGCGCAAGGCGCTGGATGTCACCTGGCTGTAAGGCTTTATCCCCGTAGCAAAAAATAAAGGCGGCGACCCGGGTTTCATGCCCGGGCTGCCGCCTTGCTTATCATTTGCTGGCTGTTACTGTTTGCGTCGGCGTACTGTAACGCTTTCGCCGCCGATGCCCCAGTTATCCGTGGAGAGTTCTTCAATAAGAACCACGGTGGTTGCGGGGTTTTTGTTCAGTACCCTTTGCAGCAGTTCCGTGACGCCGCGGATGAGTTCTGCTTTCTGCTCCGCAGTGGGGGCTTCTGCACCGCCTGTTACCTTGATATTTACAAAAGGCATCTGTACCTCCGCGATTATTGTCCTAGGGGGCCTTTTCCATAACGACCTTGATGTCTGCCGGTTTGCCAAAGTAGGGCCAGGTTGTGACCAGCACGTCAACGCCTGTGGCCGCATACTGGGCGGCGTTGCCGTCGTTGATGCCGCCAGCGGCCAGAATGACGATGTCGTCACGCAGGGCGCGCACGGCACCCACAGTTGCGGCAAGAGTCTCACAATCGAATTTTTCGCACTGAACAATATCAATGCCTGCTTCTGCCACCAGCAGGGCATCGTCAAAGGTGTCCACCTCGGCGCTGATCTTGCGTTCAGGCGCTCGCGCGCGCAATTTGTCCATCATGGCTGCCACGCTGCGCAACGAGGTCTGTTGCTCACCGGGCAGAAAAACTCTGTGCTGGTCAAAAATGAGGATACTGTCCGAGAGGTTTTGCCGATGAATGATGGCCCCGCCGTTCATGGCCGCCTCCAGGCAGATGGCCTTGGCACCGGGAAAGTTTTTACGTGTCACGGCAACGCGCACGGCGGGGTTTGCGGTGTGGGCCTGCTCCACCATGTGCGCCGCGCGCGTGGCAATGCCTGTCATGTATTCCATCAGGGTCTGGGCCAGCTTCCAGCCTCGGTGCAGGGCGGCGGCGGGGCCTGTGGCCTCCAGACATTGCTGGCCCGCTGCAAGCCTGCCGCCGTTGGCGGCGGTGCGGCTGACAGAAAGGCCGCATTTGCGCAGGAGCATTCCGGCTTCTTCCACGCCGCTGATGGTGCAATCCACCTTGGGCGCAAAGCGCATGACGCCAGAAGTCGCGGCAATGCCGAGCAGTTCTACCGTAAGGTCAAGGCCGGGGCAGTCATCTGCCAGCAGGCCTTCCAGCCATGTATCGGAACAGGGAAAGTGCATGACATGCTCCTTGTAGATGCAGAACACTATACAGGCTAGAGCAATGTCGCTTGAGAATGTTCCGTCAACGGCGCAGAACCGTGCATTTGCGCTGAAGCAGCGGAGTGATAATGC
Coding sequences:
- a CDS encoding methyl-accepting chemotaxis protein, which translates into the protein MQLRAKVCIPIAGITLAIGICCYFVIQKQFERLNETNIQTLVEARSSQMKQAIELCSEQAMRMAALVSRLPEVEAAYRTAMEGDINDENSATAQRGREMLRASLAPMLDGFKAVIGEKPQIHYHFPPARSFARLWRDKQTKRGDKWVDISDDLSTFRPTVLEVNKNGKALCGVEIGSGGFEIRGLAPVTSLSGSQLGSVEVLVSFTHVLNGLSSGEGESSLLYMNAEHLKVATGLQTKEKHPIVADSYVLVSGTKDGNVEGLLDKSFLDATRKGSTTRIVGSTLLSGMPITDFKDKQIGVLVFSTDLSEQQGIMSRAGIILAAAFMTLLVVPLVMTFFVLSITVLRPVQSIRQTIQEIAEDRAVLANRLKYSSEDEIGALASWFNRLLDKIESMLTEVQGYRNLLDSVPDPIFGVDDDYRIIIANKATETLLEKDIKKLRGEFCHDNFNTEVCQSDDCPIAQSKRSGKSVVARILDIGTAENPHYIQPFSDVLRDNQGNKIGYVEIARDVTTLVLKEREIEATMKHMQEVNTSISSAADSLTEAVGLMKDRFQQVSDGADAQNGRAQETATAMEEMTSTVREVAQNASSAADQTEDARQKARHGAEIVDEAVSAIAEVSSHTGALLKEMESLETHTEGIGRIMGVISDIADQTNLLALNAAIEAARAGDAGRGFAVVADEVRKLAEKTMQATKEVTEAITTIQSVAKGNMQEMRDTADTVTRATEMANQSGAALSQIVEIVASASNSVQSIATAAEQQSATSEEINRAITDVKHVAETTNTLTRELHGTVAELSRLAAQLKALSQG
- a CDS encoding nitroreductase family protein, whose product is MNSFIVDTELCRKDGICAKVCPIQIIDGNVGEYPSMSSHKVRVCIGCGQCMAFCPANACSAPGLSSQDSRPLRRELIPSADQVEELVFSRRSVRNFKNKPVPRELLHRILDGARFAPTAKNTQELRWIVLETREQTEKLAALVIDWMRALPEIDPATARDVHAESLVRAWEAGYDVITRTAPHLALIIAPKGHWGPSDASIAAAYLELLAHGHNVGCCWGGYVCFAMGHPSAHVLRAFAGVKDDEQVYAAQMMGFPLLAPHFRPPRKALDVTWL
- a CDS encoding 4-oxalocrotonate tautomerase family protein, whose protein sequence is MPFVNIKVTGGAEAPTAEQKAELIRGVTELLQRVLNKNPATTVVLIEELSTDNWGIGGESVTVRRRKQ
- the modD gene encoding ModD protein, whose product is MHFPCSDTWLEGLLADDCPGLDLTVELLGIAATSGVMRFAPKVDCTISGVEEAGMLLRKCGLSVSRTAANGGRLAAGQQCLEATGPAAALHRGWKLAQTLMEYMTGIATRAAHMVEQAHTANPAVRVAVTRKNFPGAKAICLEAAMNGGAIIHRQNLSDSILIFDQHRVFLPGEQQTSLRSVAAMMDKLRARAPERKISAEVDTFDDALLVAEAGIDIVQCEKFDCETLAATVGAVRALRDDIVILAAGGINDGNAAQYAATGVDVLVTTWPYFGKPADIKVVMEKAP